TGGCCATGGCCACTTCCAGGCGGTCTTTCAGTTGCTGGGTGGAATCCCTGTCCGGACACACAACCAACACGATTTCCGCATCCAGGGTTTTGGCGACTTCCAGGTTCAACTGGTTGGCAAACTGATTCTCTGAATTGGGTACCAGTCCCTCTACAATGGCTACGTCTGCATTGCCAGTACCTTCGCGAAAGCGTGCCAGAATATCTTCCAGGAAGGGGGGCAGCTCATCGCGACCAATCATGGACTCTGCGTAGTGCATTGAAAATGAATCCGGCACCTTGAGATTGGTGGCGCTGCGTAGAATTTCGTTCGAGCGATCGTGATTGCGTGCCTGCTTCACGGTTTCGGCTACCGGTTTGTAAAAGCTGACACTGACCCCATTGCGCTCCAGCGCACGCAGGGTGCCCAGGCTGACGGAAGTAATACCGACGCCGGCGCTGATGGGAACCAGCATGACCGTTCGAGACATATTGGGGCTACTCCCGGTTACCACCGTTATGGTTCTGGTGATCACCGGGCACCAGGTTGGCCGCATCGCGCGCGATGACCCATTCCTCGTTAGTGGGAATGACCAGCGCCAGTGCGGAATCAGCGCGGGTAATTGTGCCCTCAGCACCGGAGCGCATCTGCAGGTTTCTCTCCGGGTCCACCTGAAACCCCAGTCCTTCAAGGTGATCCAGAACTTTCCCTCTGATCAGGCTCGAGTTCTCACCGATACCGCCGGTAAACACCAGTGCATCCACTTGCTTTAACGGCGCGTGATAGGCGGCTATGTACTTCGCCAGGCGATAACTGAAGATGTCCAGAGCCAACCAGGCCCCCTGGTGCCCATCGCCTGCAGCCTTTTCCAGCGCGCGGCAGTCGTTACTGAGCTCAGAAATACCCAGCAGGCCGCTTTTGCGATTCAACAGGTCATTGACCTCTTTTAACGAATAATCAAAGCGGCAACCCAGGTGCATCAGGATCCCCGGGTCGACATCGCCACTGCGGGTGCCCATCACCAGGCCTTCCAGCGGTGTAAGTCCCATACTGGTGTCCACACTGCGGCCATTGTGTATGGCAGTAATCGACGCGCCGTTGCCCAGGTGCGCAGATATGACATTCACGCCGTCAACGGGCAGATTAAGCAACTCCGCAGTACGCTCGGTCACATAGCGGTGGCTGGTACCGTGCATACCGTAGCGCCGAATGCCGTGATCGCGGTACAGGTTATAGGGCAGAGCGTAGATAAAGGCGTGGCGGGGCATGCTCTGGTGGAAAGCGGTATCAAATACGGCTACCTGCGCCAGTGCCGGAAATGCCTTGCGGGCCGCCTCTATTCCAAGTAATGCCGGCGGGTTGTGCAGCGGAGCAAGTGTTGCGCAATCCCGGATAGCATCAGTGACCTCACCGTCAATCAGTACCGAGCGGGAAAATTTTTCACCGCCGTGGACCACCCGGTGACCGACAGCCACCAGGCAATGCAGCAACTGCGGACGTGGGTGAAGAATTTCATCCACCAAAAACTGAATCACGGTGGTATGACTGGCTTTGTCCGGTAGGGAAACGGTGTGCTTGTCTCCCTGTACCTGCCAGCTCATCACCGGTTCCGATTGACCCAAGCCATCTCCGATCCCCGTCAGCGCCTCGACACCGGACTTTGGGTCAATTACAGCGAACTTGAGGGAGGAGCTCCCGCAGTTGAGCACAAGCACTTGGCTGGCAGTTGGCATAGGCGGCGCTGGTTTGGTTGCACACTTGTCATAAGACTAGTGCAAAATCGCGACAATTCATTGCTTCGATCCTGTCGTCAGACAGCGAAGGGGGCCAAGAGATGGATGGGACAAAAGAAAAGGATAACGCAGTACGGGAAATTGTCGGGAAACAAAAGGGGGGCCGCTCGCGGCCCCCTTGATTGAGGCTTCAGATAGCAGGATCAGTCCGCTGACGGTACAAACTTCGACAGCAGCCGGATATAGGCAACCTGATACATATTGTGGTTTTCTGTTACTGCCCAGGAGTTCAGCGGCCAGCTGGTATTGAAATCGAGATAGGATTTCTGGGCCGGCTGGGCATAGGGCGGTTCCGGTGGTGCAATACCGCACAGGGCGTTGTTTTCCGGGCTACCACAGCTGCTGGGGCAGCAGGCGTCCCAGTCGTAACTAGGGTTCGGGCCACCCACGAGGAAACCTGGGGCGGGTCCGTAGGAGGATTCGTCTACGGAATCCCATTGCGGACTGCCGTCAGAAAACCAGGTGTGATAGAAGCTGTCTACGGAGTTCTCCGCACCGAACGCGCCCATATTGGACAGGTACACCTTGCCCTGCGGATTCACTCCATGCAGGTAGTTCAGGTGACGGAGTGCTGCGTTCCGCGCCCCGCTGTTATCCACTGGTGCATTTGCCCCAAAGTGATACTGATCCAGATACAGGTTGCCCTGTTGGGCCTGACTGCGGTTACTGCCCCAGGTGTATTGCGGAATAAACGCCCGGTAGGCATCGCTGTCGCCATTGACGGCCGGCCAGTTGTCGTCGGCATTCATCCCGGACGCGTAGGCACTGCGAATCGCGCTGGCTACAGAACTGGACACACCATCCAGAGAGGCAAAGTACAACAACGCGTGTTGAACCTCCGTTTCCCAGATAGAGACCCAGCTCCACTCCAGCAGGTGCGCAGTCTGGTAGTTGTTCTCGGCAAAGCTCAGATATTCCGACTCACCGGTCGCACCGTAGAGGTGGATTGCCGCGATCAGGCTTTTGGCAAAGCGGCCGTATTCATCGACCTCCTGCTCACCGGCGGCAACCCCGTTATCGGCGTTGTAGAAAGTCTCCGACGGGTTCGCCTGGGCCCATTGCCAGGCACTTTCCGCGCGCGCCCTCAGATCTGCAGCATAGGATTCCTGCCCCTCAATCTGCGCAAAAACCCGACTGCCCAGCGCAAGCGCGGCGGCACTGCTATAAGTCGCTGCAGTAGTGGCCGGACCGTATGTGCTGGGTCCGCCGGCGGAAGAGGGTGGGCTCGCGTGGGAGAGATCCATCACTGACAACACCGCACCATTGTTTTCCTGCATGCGTACCAGCCAGTCCATCCCCCATTTTACTTCGTCAAGCAGGTCCGGAATACCATTGCCAGACTCGGGAATGTTGAAATCGTCGGTCCACACTCCGGGGTTTTCCCGGTAGCTGTGCAGCAGCGCGATCAGGTAGTCCGCATGCCAGTTGGTGTACTTGTTGTAGTCACCTGCATCGTACCAGCCGCCGCGCAGATCGCGCTCGGTGGCCGCGTTACCGGTGTCGCTGAAGAGCCTTGCTTCAGCGTCCTGGCCCGCCCCCAGGTGGCTGGCACCATCGGCCCAGCGCGCATCCGCATAGGGTTCCTGTTTGGCAAAGCCGGCGCGCTGGTAGTAAAAACTGCGCACTGCCTGCACCAATACCGGACGATATACATCGGCGGCAATGCGGAACACCGGTGACCGCAGTTCACTACTTTCGTCAGCGAGCGTGTACTCGCCCGGCTCGGTCACCTCAGAGAAGTCCAGGTGCCATACGCGATCACCGGAATTGTCTGCCGTGGTGCCGCCATTCCAGGATGTCGGCGCGAAACTGTAAACCACTTCACCGCTGTTGGTATCGACCAAGTGCAGTGTGGCTGCGGGGGCATAGGATTCGGTGCTGTCATAGCCTAGTTGCGGATCCCGCAAAACCGCCACTTTTTCGCTTTGCGGCAGGTAACCGAACTGATCCACCGTGATGAATTTACTGGTTTCAAAGCTCAGGTAATCGCCACCACCGGAGCTGCCCCCTGAAGAAGAGCTGGAGCCACCGGATGAAGATGATGAGGAGGTGCTGCCACCAGAAGAACTGGAACTGCTGCTGGAGGAAGAGCTGCTCGACGAACTGGAGCTACTGCCGGAAGAGCCACCGCCGTCACCGTTGATCGCAACCGGCACGACCGCGAGATCTCCCGGTGTGGCGGTAAATCCAATATTGACCTCTGTGCCTGCGGCCACCGTATTGTTCCAGGAAACGGGCCCCACCACGTAGTGGTTGCCTGAGTGAGACAGAATGACACCGTTCCAGATCTGGTTGATCTCCGCATCCAGGTTGAACTCCACCGTCCAATCTGAAAGTGGCGCCGACTCGTCATTGAGTACTGTGATTTCCACTTGAGCACCCTGGCCCCAGTCGTTAATCACACTCATGCTCGCCTCGGCGGCATAAAGTGAAGGGGCTACGAGACATGCCCCGGCAAATAACATCCAGTGCGATAACCGCATTGCAGAACCTCCGTTTTCTCTCTTTGTGATTGTTTGTTGTCGTTGACGGATTAAAAATCACAGGATCCCAGCAGGATCTATATGACATATCCGACTTTATGACGTATGAAGGCTCGGTGGGGAAGCTGCTGAATGCGGGAGAAGGCCGGAACTGGAACCGAGATCACGGTTGAGGCACGCAGAAGCACAAGAAGAAGCGCAGGTACAAAATAAAAAAGGGCCGCAAAGCGGCCCGCTAAAATGAGTGAAGCGATTCTCAGGGATATTCGCTAGACACAATTGGAACTATCGTTTCAGATTAACTGAACTGGTTCATGGTGTTGTCTTTACCCGCCGCTTTCAGCGCTGCTTCACCAGCAAAATACTCTTTGTGGTCGTCACCCATGTCAGAGCCGGCCATGTTCTGGTGTTTCACACAGGCAATACCCTGGCGGATTTCCTTACGCTGTACGCCTTCCACGTAACCCAGCATACCCTTGTCACCGAAGTACTCTTTGGCCAGGTTGTCCGTAGACAGGGCCGCAGTGTGGTAGGTGGGCAGGGTGATCAGGTGGTGGAAAATACCCGCTTCGCGCGCCGCGTCCGCCTGGAAGGTACGGATCTTGTTGTCCGCCTCTTTCGCCAATTCGGAGTCGTCATATTCTGCGCTCATCAGACTATCGCGATCGTACGCGGAAAGGTCTTTGCCTTCTTCCTTCCAGGCGTCGAATACCTGCTGACGGAAGTTCAGGGTCCAGTTGAAGGACGGGCTGTTGTTGTATACCAGCTTGGCGTCCGGAACCTGCTTGCGGATCTCGTCCATCATGCCGCCAATCTGACGTA
The Microbulbifer celer DNA segment above includes these coding regions:
- a CDS encoding glycoside hydrolase family 9 protein, translating into MSVINDWGQGAQVEITVLNDESAPLSDWTVEFNLDAEINQIWNGVILSHSGNHYVVGPVSWNNTVAAGTEVNIGFTATPGDLAVVPVAINGDGGGSSGSSSSSSSSSSSSSSSSSSGGSTSSSSSSGGSSSSSGGSSGGGDYLSFETSKFITVDQFGYLPQSEKVAVLRDPQLGYDSTESYAPAATLHLVDTNSGEVVYSFAPTSWNGGTTADNSGDRVWHLDFSEVTEPGEYTLADESSELRSPVFRIAADVYRPVLVQAVRSFYYQRAGFAKQEPYADARWADGASHLGAGQDAEARLFSDTGNAATERDLRGGWYDAGDYNKYTNWHADYLIALLHSYRENPGVWTDDFNIPESGNGIPDLLDEVKWGMDWLVRMQENNGAVLSVMDLSHASPPSSAGGPSTYGPATTAATYSSAAALALGSRVFAQIEGQESYAADLRARAESAWQWAQANPSETFYNADNGVAAGEQEVDEYGRFAKSLIAAIHLYGATGESEYLSFAENNYQTAHLLEWSWVSIWETEVQHALLYFASLDGVSSSVASAIRSAYASGMNADDNWPAVNGDSDAYRAFIPQYTWGSNRSQAQQGNLYLDQYHFGANAPVDNSGARNAALRHLNYLHGVNPQGKVYLSNMGAFGAENSVDSFYHTWFSDGSPQWDSVDESSYGPAPGFLVGGPNPSYDWDACCPSSCGSPENNALCGIAPPEPPYAQPAQKSYLDFNTSWPLNSWAVTENHNMYQVAYIRLLSKFVPSAD
- a CDS encoding acetate kinase, which produces MPTASQVLVLNCGSSSLKFAVIDPKSGVEALTGIGDGLGQSEPVMSWQVQGDKHTVSLPDKASHTTVIQFLVDEILHPRPQLLHCLVAVGHRVVHGGEKFSRSVLIDGEVTDAIRDCATLAPLHNPPALLGIEAARKAFPALAQVAVFDTAFHQSMPRHAFIYALPYNLYRDHGIRRYGMHGTSHRYVTERTAELLNLPVDGVNVISAHLGNGASITAIHNGRSVDTSMGLTPLEGLVMGTRSGDVDPGILMHLGCRFDYSLKEVNDLLNRKSGLLGISELSNDCRALEKAAGDGHQGAWLALDIFSYRLAKYIAAYHAPLKQVDALVFTGGIGENSSLIRGKVLDHLEGLGFQVDPERNLQMRSGAEGTITRADSALALVIPTNEEWVIARDAANLVPGDHQNHNGGNRE